In a single window of the Cucumis melo cultivar AY chromosome 11, USDA_Cmelo_AY_1.0, whole genome shotgun sequence genome:
- the LOC103490463 gene encoding protein ROOT HAIR SPECIFIC 17-like isoform X1 codes for MTAKKRRNEADTTLAGLHQLLRDVFFRRRRFYYHIFPLVSALAGCVFVCFVALFLLLSSPVIHRDQLHLTLFHGGTSRDQGIEDVTNSGLELKSSFDVSESEKRFVRDVWVTDQSSFFYGCSNASKKFTPAAEKTDPDRYLLITTSGGLNQQRTGITDAVVAAYILNATLVVPKLDQNSFWKDSSNFAEIFNVDWFIKYLSKDVQIVKKLPIKVGKPLTPHSMRVPRKCNPECYETHVLPVLKKKHAVRLGKFDYRLSNKLTTDLQKLRCRVNYHALKFTDEINEMGKILVERMRKKSKHFIALHLRFEPDMLAFSGCYYGGGEVERQELGEIRKRWKSLHASNPDKERRQGRCPLTPKEVALMLRGLGFESDVHLYVASGEVYGGEKTLAPLKAMFPNFHTKETLASREELAPFSSFSSRMAALDFIVCDESNVFVTNNNGNMAKILAGRRRYFGHKPTIRPNTKKLYRLFTDRHNMTWQQFSSKVQAYQVGFMGEPNEVKPGRGEFHENPSACICEDSNSNESGNPSVVNKIHDNHRDNVKESNNNLINEQARTEEEQDWTGLEFLEIVGDLGEKRLGSITDSDVGVQAKTEGTELEELFSD; via the exons ATGACGGCCAAGAAGCGGCGGAATGAAGCCGATACAACTCTCGCCGGTCTTCACCAGCTTCTCCGTGACGTTTTCTTCCGTCGCCGGCGTTTCTACTACCATATATTTCCGCTTGTGTCTGCGCTTGCTGGTTGTGTTTTCGTCTGCTTTGTTGCTCTGTTTCTCCTCCTTTCTTCCCCTGTTATTCATCGTGATCAGCTTCACTTAACTCTCTTTCATGGCGGAACCTCG AGAGACCAAGGCATTGAGGATGTAACAAATTCTGGTTTGGAATTGAAATCATCCTTCGATGTTTCG GAAAGTGAAAAGAGATTTGTACGTGATGTGTGGGTTACAGATCAATCCAGTTTCTTCTATGGTTGTAGCAATGCCAGCAAGAAGTTCACAC CCGCAGCTGAGAAAACCGATCCCGATAGGTACTTGTTGATTACTACAAGTGGAGGCCTTAATCAACAAAGAACTGGG ATAACAGATGCTGTTGTTGCAGCTTATATTTTGAATGCCACTTTAGTTGTTCCCAAGTTGGATCAAAATTCATTTTGGAAGGATAGCAG CAATTTTGCAGAAATTTTTAATGTGGACTGGTTTATTAAATATCTCTCAAAAGATGttcaaattgtaaaaaaattacCAATCAAAGTTGGGAAACCTTTGACTCCACATAGCATGCGTGTTCCGAGGAAATGTAATCCAGAATGCTACGAAACACATGTTCTTCCTGTTCTTAAAAAGAAGCAT GCTGTTCGGCTTGGAAAATTTGATTATAGGCTTTCAAATAAGTTGACAACCGACTTACAGAAATTGAGATGCAGAGTTAACTATCATGCTTTAAAGTTTACTGATGAGATTAATGAAATGGGGAAAATATTGGTTGagagaatgagaaagaaaagcAAACATTTTATTGCCCTACATCTGAG GTTTGAGCCTGACATGCTTGCATTTTCTGGATGTTATTATGGTGGAGGAGAAGTTGAAAGGCAAGAACTTGGAGAGAttcgaaaaagatggaaaagtTTGCAC GCTAGCAATCCAGATAAGGAACGAAGGCAAGGAAGATGCCCTCTCACTCCGAAAGAAGTCGCCCTCATGCTTCGAGGGCTGGGATTTGAAAGCGACGTACACCTTTATGTGGCATCTGGTGAAGTGTATGGAGGAGAGAAAACTCTAGCTCCACTCAAAGCAATGTTTCCAAATTTCCATACTAAGGAGACTCTAGCCAGCCGGGAAGAGTTGGcaccattttcttcattttcttctcgTATGGCTGCTCTAGACTTCATTGTTTGCGACGAAAGCAATGTTTTTGTCACAAACAACAATGGCAACATGGCAAAGATTTTAGCAGGTCGAAG GAGATACTTTGGTCACAAACCAACGATCCGTCCAAACACTAAAAAGCTGTACCGACTCTTCACAGACCGACACAACATGACATGGCAACAATTTTCATCCAAGGTCCAAGCTTATCAAGTAGGATTCATGGGAGAGCCAAATGAGGTGAAGCCGGGAAGAGGTGAGTTCCATGAAAACCCATCAGCCTGCATTTGCGAGGATTCTAACTCAAATGAAAGCGGAAATCCATCTGTTGTGAACAAAATTCATGACAATCATAGAGATAATGTTAAGGAAAGCAACAACAATTTGATAAATGAACAAGCAAGAACAGAGGAAGAACAAGATTGGACAGGGTTGGAATTCTTAGAAATTGTAGGTgatttgggagagaaaagatTGGGTTCTATCACTGACTCTGATGTTGGTGTTCAAGCCAAGACTGAAGGAACAGAATTAGAAGAGTTATTTTCAGACTAA
- the LOC103490463 gene encoding protein ROOT HAIR SPECIFIC 17-like isoform X2, with translation MTAKKRRNEADTTLAGLHQLLRDVFFRRRRFYYHIFPLVSALAGCVFVCFVALFLLLSSPVIHRDQLHLTLFHGGTSESEKRFVRDVWVTDQSSFFYGCSNASKKFTPAAEKTDPDRYLLITTSGGLNQQRTGITDAVVAAYILNATLVVPKLDQNSFWKDSSNFAEIFNVDWFIKYLSKDVQIVKKLPIKVGKPLTPHSMRVPRKCNPECYETHVLPVLKKKHAVRLGKFDYRLSNKLTTDLQKLRCRVNYHALKFTDEINEMGKILVERMRKKSKHFIALHLRFEPDMLAFSGCYYGGGEVERQELGEIRKRWKSLHASNPDKERRQGRCPLTPKEVALMLRGLGFESDVHLYVASGEVYGGEKTLAPLKAMFPNFHTKETLASREELAPFSSFSSRMAALDFIVCDESNVFVTNNNGNMAKILAGRRRYFGHKPTIRPNTKKLYRLFTDRHNMTWQQFSSKVQAYQVGFMGEPNEVKPGRGEFHENPSACICEDSNSNESGNPSVVNKIHDNHRDNVKESNNNLINEQARTEEEQDWTGLEFLEIVGDLGEKRLGSITDSDVGVQAKTEGTELEELFSD, from the exons ATGACGGCCAAGAAGCGGCGGAATGAAGCCGATACAACTCTCGCCGGTCTTCACCAGCTTCTCCGTGACGTTTTCTTCCGTCGCCGGCGTTTCTACTACCATATATTTCCGCTTGTGTCTGCGCTTGCTGGTTGTGTTTTCGTCTGCTTTGTTGCTCTGTTTCTCCTCCTTTCTTCCCCTGTTATTCATCGTGATCAGCTTCACTTAACTCTCTTTCATGGCGGAACCTCG GAAAGTGAAAAGAGATTTGTACGTGATGTGTGGGTTACAGATCAATCCAGTTTCTTCTATGGTTGTAGCAATGCCAGCAAGAAGTTCACAC CCGCAGCTGAGAAAACCGATCCCGATAGGTACTTGTTGATTACTACAAGTGGAGGCCTTAATCAACAAAGAACTGGG ATAACAGATGCTGTTGTTGCAGCTTATATTTTGAATGCCACTTTAGTTGTTCCCAAGTTGGATCAAAATTCATTTTGGAAGGATAGCAG CAATTTTGCAGAAATTTTTAATGTGGACTGGTTTATTAAATATCTCTCAAAAGATGttcaaattgtaaaaaaattacCAATCAAAGTTGGGAAACCTTTGACTCCACATAGCATGCGTGTTCCGAGGAAATGTAATCCAGAATGCTACGAAACACATGTTCTTCCTGTTCTTAAAAAGAAGCAT GCTGTTCGGCTTGGAAAATTTGATTATAGGCTTTCAAATAAGTTGACAACCGACTTACAGAAATTGAGATGCAGAGTTAACTATCATGCTTTAAAGTTTACTGATGAGATTAATGAAATGGGGAAAATATTGGTTGagagaatgagaaagaaaagcAAACATTTTATTGCCCTACATCTGAG GTTTGAGCCTGACATGCTTGCATTTTCTGGATGTTATTATGGTGGAGGAGAAGTTGAAAGGCAAGAACTTGGAGAGAttcgaaaaagatggaaaagtTTGCAC GCTAGCAATCCAGATAAGGAACGAAGGCAAGGAAGATGCCCTCTCACTCCGAAAGAAGTCGCCCTCATGCTTCGAGGGCTGGGATTTGAAAGCGACGTACACCTTTATGTGGCATCTGGTGAAGTGTATGGAGGAGAGAAAACTCTAGCTCCACTCAAAGCAATGTTTCCAAATTTCCATACTAAGGAGACTCTAGCCAGCCGGGAAGAGTTGGcaccattttcttcattttcttctcgTATGGCTGCTCTAGACTTCATTGTTTGCGACGAAAGCAATGTTTTTGTCACAAACAACAATGGCAACATGGCAAAGATTTTAGCAGGTCGAAG GAGATACTTTGGTCACAAACCAACGATCCGTCCAAACACTAAAAAGCTGTACCGACTCTTCACAGACCGACACAACATGACATGGCAACAATTTTCATCCAAGGTCCAAGCTTATCAAGTAGGATTCATGGGAGAGCCAAATGAGGTGAAGCCGGGAAGAGGTGAGTTCCATGAAAACCCATCAGCCTGCATTTGCGAGGATTCTAACTCAAATGAAAGCGGAAATCCATCTGTTGTGAACAAAATTCATGACAATCATAGAGATAATGTTAAGGAAAGCAACAACAATTTGATAAATGAACAAGCAAGAACAGAGGAAGAACAAGATTGGACAGGGTTGGAATTCTTAGAAATTGTAGGTgatttgggagagaaaagatTGGGTTCTATCACTGACTCTGATGTTGGTGTTCAAGCCAAGACTGAAGGAACAGAATTAGAAGAGTTATTTTCAGACTAA
- the LOC127151706 gene encoding uncharacterized protein LOC127151706: MSYRRSSFMETDDMFLQFEEDLDNIAGGSSSVGDNTGSSSQQTTPTPRRRAQSRLLELERHVAINGRIPMTIAPGAEKPISPHAVRFSQAIGVCVRKTFPVRCLKWTDVGREYIEVVKGDLQRFFVLDFNDQAMNRFVEHQMLTTFKEFRADCHKHFKKYSDPEEARANPPNALVGRDEDWHFLCDHYISRAFQEQSRTNKAARQKQPYNHSSGSKSFLQRQYELAERRGQPVDRVELFRETHVRAGTFVSQAAEDAHNQMLELQSQPTPEGSQPLSEDEICDQVLGRRPGYSKGLGWGPKPKARRTASASSSSTSCSQSTQKEIELQAKLHEALERIEVQDRNHQALASQVEAMKKMIEDLTRAQQGPPHDP; encoded by the exons atgtcatatcgacgatcaagttttatggagacggacgatatgttcctccagtttgaggaggatttagataacattgcgggagggtcgtcatctgtgggcgacaatacgg ggtcttcttctcaacaaacgaccccgactcctaggagacgtgcgcagtctcgactcttggagttagagcgccacgttgcaataaatgggcgcattccgatgacgatcgcccctggagcggagaagcctatttctccacacgccgttcgcttcagccaagcgataggcgtgtgcgtgcgaaagacatttcccgtccgctgtcttaagtggacggacgttgggagagaatacattgaggtcgtcaagggcgacctccag cgattctttgtgcttgatttcaacgatcaagcaatgaacaggtttgttgagcatcagatgctcacgacctttaaagagttccgggccgactgtcataaacatttcaaaaagtacagcgacccggaggaggctcgtgccaacccaccaaacgcattggttggacgtgatgaggattggcacttcctctgcgaccattatatcagccgtgcattccag gagcaatcacggacaaacaaggctgctcgacagaagcagccttacaatcatagtagcgggtcgaagtcgtttctacaacgacagtatgagctcgctgaaagaagagggcagccggtcgatcgtgtggaattgttccgggaaacacacgttcgagctgggacattcgtgtcgcaggccgccgaggatgcgcat aatcaaatgctggaactccaatcccagcctaccccagagggtagtcagccactctctgaggatgagatatgcgatcaggtgttgggtcgacgaccaggctactcaaaaggccttggttggggacccaagccgaaggcccgcagaacggcaagtgcaagcagttcgtcgacatcttgttcgcagtccacacaaaaagagattgaattacaagctaaacttcatgaagctttggaacggattgaagtacaagatagaaatcaccaagcattagcttcacaagtggaagctatgaaaaagatgattgaagacctaactcgtgcacaacagggaccaccacatgatccctag